A portion of the Desulfobacterales bacterium genome contains these proteins:
- a CDS encoding thioesterase family protein: MKDSLKPGLTFEFKFEVPDSKTVPSLYPEASEFQVMPKVFATGYLVGLFEWACIRAINAHIEWPEEQTVGISVNMSHLAATPPGLTVTVKGTLTQVKGRKLTFDLVADDGVEKISDCTHERFVVYADKFNEGVKKKHARALR, from the coding sequence ATGAAAGATTCCTTAAAACCCGGCTTGACGTTTGAATTCAAATTTGAAGTCCCCGACTCAAAAACCGTACCCAGTCTGTATCCCGAAGCTTCCGAATTTCAGGTCATGCCAAAGGTCTTTGCGACCGGCTATCTGGTCGGTTTATTCGAATGGGCCTGTATCCGGGCAATTAACGCCCATATTGAATGGCCCGAAGAACAGACCGTGGGAATCAGCGTCAACATGAGCCATCTGGCCGCCACCCCTCCCGGGCTGACCGTGACCGTTAAGGGGACATTAACGCAGGTCAAAGGCCGTAAGCTTACCTTTGACCTGGTAGCCGATGACGGGGTGGAAAAAATTTCAGACTGTACCCATGAACGCTTTGTCGTCTACGCAGACAAGTTTAATGAGGGCGTCAAAAAAAAACATGCCCGGGCACTGAGATAG
- the gdhA gene encoding NADP-specific glutamate dehydrogenase: protein MSDILQLVKEKDPNEREFHQAVGEVMESIQPVLDRNPAYRKEKILERLIEPERVIMFRVPWFDDKGEIHVNRGFRIQMNSAIGPYKGGLRFHPSVNLGILKFLAFEQVFKNALTTLPMGGGKGGSDFDPKGKSDYEVMRFCQSFMTELFRHIGPDTDVPAGDIGVGGREIGYLFGMYKKLRNEFSGVLTGKSLSWGGSLIRPEATGYGSVYFAAEMLATQNETLENKTCLVSGSGNVAQYTIEKILDLGGKVITFSDSSGYIYDETGIDREKLAYIMMLKNIKRGRVKEYAGKYPSAVFTPVDPALDYNPLWNQKADCAFPSATQNEINGTDAQNLINNGIAMVCEGANMPSTPEAIEIFLSNHILYAPGKASNAGGVSVSGLEMSQNSMRLAWSSEEVDNRLKRIMQSIHKTCLDTAEEYGTPGNYMNGANIAGFVKIVDAMLDQGLV from the coding sequence ATGAGCGACATTCTTCAATTGGTTAAAGAAAAAGACCCCAATGAGCGGGAGTTTCACCAGGCAGTTGGTGAAGTGATGGAATCAATCCAGCCGGTCCTTGACCGAAATCCGGCATATCGCAAAGAAAAAATACTGGAAAGACTGATCGAACCCGAACGGGTTATAATGTTTCGGGTTCCCTGGTTTGATGATAAAGGCGAAATTCATGTAAACAGAGGCTTTCGTATTCAAATGAATAGCGCAATCGGTCCATACAAAGGCGGGCTTCGATTTCATCCTTCCGTCAATCTGGGAATTCTCAAATTTCTCGCTTTCGAACAGGTATTCAAAAACGCCCTGACCACTCTTCCCATGGGCGGAGGCAAGGGCGGTTCAGACTTTGATCCCAAAGGCAAGTCCGACTATGAAGTCATGCGGTTCTGCCAGAGTTTCATGACCGAACTCTTCCGGCATATCGGACCCGATACAGATGTACCGGCGGGCGATATCGGTGTTGGCGGCAGGGAAATCGGTTACCTGTTCGGGATGTACAAAAAGCTGCGCAATGAATTTTCCGGGGTACTGACCGGAAAGAGTCTGAGCTGGGGAGGAAGTCTGATCCGTCCGGAAGCGACTGGATATGGATCAGTCTATTTTGCGGCAGAAATGCTGGCAACTCAAAACGAAACCCTCGAAAACAAGACATGCCTGGTTTCAGGATCCGGAAATGTGGCACAATACACCATAGAAAAAATACTGGATCTTGGCGGCAAAGTCATCACTTTTTCTGACTCTTCAGGTTACATCTATGATGAAACCGGTATCGACAGAGAAAAACTCGCCTATATCATGATGCTGAAAAATATCAAACGGGGACGGGTTAAGGAATATGCGGGAAAATACCCGTCTGCGGTCTTCACCCCGGTAGATCCTGCTCTGGATTATAATCCGCTGTGGAACCAGAAAGCCGACTGCGCATTCCCGAGCGCTACTCAGAACGAAATAAACGGAACGGATGCACAGAATCTGATCAATAACGGCATTGCCATGGTCTGTGAAGGGGCAAACATGCCCAGCACGCCCGAAGCAATTGAAATTTTCCTCAGCAATCACATCCTGTATGCCCCGGGCAAAGCCTCCAATGCCGGCGGGGTATCTGTATCCGGACTGGAAATGTCCCAAAACAGCATGCGCCTGGCCTGGTCCAGTGAAGAAGTGGACAATCGCCTCAAACGGATCATGCAAAGCATCCACAAGACCTGTCTGGATACCGCAGAAGAATACGGCACGCCGGGCAATTACATGAATGGAGCCAATATTGCCGGTTTCGTTAAAATTGTAGATGCCATGCTGGATCAGGGTCTGGTATAA
- a CDS encoding rhomboid family intramembrane serine protease: MTKDTEALTLQSMEVHYGDRMVTAADNLSDQKSHIYGLVLSSAGIEYELVRTGCGSQIRVKQSDVEKAVCSINAYLEENPDPAKNDKNAGFDYRGSYAGIWAALFLLVWHVAIVSGNDLNRFIPVFGASADKIINGELYRCVTAMLLHADALHLAGNMAAIAIFGSAVCSIAGWGVGLLMILFTGIAGNFINAVCYQTAHISIGSSTAVFGCIGLLCAHQVFKKMSVPGRRFSAVVPVAAGLALLGLMSSGSRVDITAHLFGFSAGLVFGSGWTLFVKRMPSAGYQCISLLSGILIIMLSWLRALWS, encoded by the coding sequence ATGACGAAAGATACAGAAGCGTTGACGTTACAATCAATGGAAGTACATTACGGCGACAGGATGGTGACCGCTGCAGATAATCTTTCTGATCAGAAGAGTCATATATACGGCCTGGTTCTCTCGTCGGCCGGTATCGAATATGAACTGGTTCGAACGGGTTGCGGCAGTCAGATACGGGTCAAACAGTCCGATGTTGAAAAGGCTGTCTGCTCCATCAATGCCTATCTGGAGGAAAATCCGGATCCTGCTAAAAATGATAAAAACGCAGGATTTGACTATCGCGGCAGCTACGCCGGAATATGGGCAGCGTTGTTCCTGCTCGTGTGGCATGTGGCGATTGTTTCGGGAAATGATCTGAATCGTTTTATTCCGGTGTTCGGCGCCTCGGCCGATAAAATAATCAACGGAGAGCTTTACCGGTGTGTGACCGCGATGCTTCTGCATGCCGATGCCCTTCACCTGGCAGGCAATATGGCAGCCATTGCCATATTCGGATCGGCGGTGTGTTCCATTGCGGGGTGGGGCGTTGGATTGTTGATGATACTTTTTACCGGTATTGCCGGCAATTTCATCAATGCGGTCTGCTATCAAACAGCCCATATTTCGATCGGATCTTCAACAGCGGTTTTCGGCTGTATTGGTCTGCTCTGTGCTCATCAAGTGTTTAAAAAAATGTCTGTGCCGGGCCGCAGATTCAGTGCAGTGGTCCCTGTAGCGGCAGGACTGGCGCTTCTGGGGCTGATGAGTTCCGGGAGCCGTGTGGATATCACCGCCCATCTGTTCGGCTTTTCTGCCGGGCTTGTTTTCGGCTCGGGATGGACGCTGTTTGTCAAACGTATGCCGTCGGCAGGATATCAATGCATCAGCCTGTTGTCCGGCATCCTTATCATTATGCTCTCCTGGCTGAGGGCATTGTGGAGTTAA
- a CDS encoding rhodanese-like domain-containing protein — MDNTNISELKAVLEKTQTIRDDLERKVFYYQTLIDTTRELAGLIQPKKIMDTFLLMAMGPFGITHGLSALINTKTREGHISCRGFSDSVVSRLKDNIFQICEEYFTNTDLQAVSIPRIKVITKDNIADHSLFPDRTRVLILWTIDEVYSGLLGFSGKFTGESLTEENIDILLSLTNILMNALSQALSTRNIRQLNSDLGNKNTELEKALNEARQAQDELDKRVFYLQTFYDLNSELSPIIEMDRLIDSFLLMTMGAFSLGKAFILLYDRDSKIVRTAVRGMDLKKEILPDVAERLFYESFEATDQRTLTPMSVMRIADTDILNKDPFGLSANSALMFLVDQTFMGLVGIGLKISNTPLSRDEDTLLFNYATNFIVYLKNTRSFEKIQALNKDLELRNAELNQTIAELTDAVNKITILEKAKAHIKSLVRGELQRMDRVKPFDFVLILATAILIGFFFNLSSPNGIPLIPESYFQPASETINVDQAQALLYQGKAIMIDARPKEFYNQNHIKSAINLPPAIFDFVYMMKLNNLNPDKEIIVYGRTISKHYDEEVASQLLQRGHKIVKVLEGGLSAWKKKGFSIDA; from the coding sequence ATGGACAATACAAACATTTCAGAATTAAAAGCGGTTCTCGAAAAAACCCAAACGATCAGGGATGATCTGGAACGAAAAGTATTTTACTACCAGACCCTGATCGATACGACGCGGGAACTCGCGGGCCTGATCCAGCCTAAAAAAATAATGGATACATTTTTGTTGATGGCCATGGGACCCTTTGGGATCACCCACGGTCTTTCCGCCCTGATCAATACCAAAACCAGAGAAGGGCACATCTCCTGCCGGGGATTTTCAGATTCTGTCGTTTCAAGGCTCAAAGACAATATTTTTCAGATCTGCGAAGAATATTTTACCAATACGGATTTGCAGGCCGTATCCATTCCGCGCATCAAAGTAATCACCAAAGATAACATCGCAGACCATTCCCTGTTTCCGGATCGCACCCGCGTTTTGATTTTGTGGACCATCGATGAGGTGTATTCCGGCCTGTTAGGATTTAGCGGAAAATTCACCGGCGAATCGTTGACCGAAGAGAATATCGATATTCTGCTAAGCCTGACGAATATCCTCATGAACGCTCTTTCACAAGCCCTGTCCACCCGGAATATACGCCAGCTCAATTCAGATCTCGGCAATAAAAACACCGAACTGGAAAAGGCGTTGAATGAAGCCAGACAAGCTCAGGATGAACTTGATAAACGCGTATTTTACCTCCAGACATTTTATGACTTGAACTCGGAGCTGAGTCCGATCATAGAAATGGACAGACTTATCGACAGTTTCCTGCTCATGACCATGGGCGCTTTCAGTCTTGGAAAGGCCTTCATCCTTCTTTACGACAGAGACAGCAAAATCGTTCGCACCGCCGTCCGGGGCATGGATTTGAAAAAGGAGATCCTTCCGGATGTGGCGGAAAGACTCTTTTATGAAAGTTTTGAGGCAACGGACCAGAGAACCTTAACCCCCATGAGCGTTATGAGAATTGCGGACACCGACATCCTGAATAAAGACCCGTTCGGTCTGTCAGCCAATTCCGCTCTGATGTTTCTGGTTGATCAAACCTTCATGGGGCTTGTGGGAATCGGTTTGAAAATATCCAACACCCCGTTAAGCCGGGATGAAGACACGCTGCTGTTTAACTACGCGACAAATTTTATCGTCTATCTGAAAAATACGCGGTCTTTTGAAAAGATTCAGGCCCTTAATAAAGACCTGGAGCTGCGAAATGCAGAACTGAATCAAACCATTGCCGAACTGACCGATGCCGTAAACAAAATTACGATTCTGGAAAAGGCAAAGGCCCATATCAAATCCCTTGTCAGAGGGGAACTTCAACGAATGGACCGGGTGAAGCCGTTTGATTTCGTATTGATATTGGCGACGGCGATACTCATCGGATTTTTTTTCAACCTGTCCAGTCCAAACGGAATCCCGCTGATACCGGAATCCTATTTTCAGCCCGCATCCGAGACGATCAACGTCGATCAGGCGCAGGCACTCCTCTACCAGGGAAAAGCCATCATGATCGATGCCCGGCCCAAGGAATTTTACAATCAGAATCACATTAAAAGCGCTATCAATCTCCCGCCCGCTATTTTTGACTTTGTGTATATGATGAAGTTGAACAATCTGAATCCGGATAAGGAAATTATTGTTTATGGCCGCACCATCAGTAAACATTATGATGAAGAGGTGGCCAGCCAGCTGTTACAACGCGGGCATAAAATCGTCAAAGTGCTGGAAGGCGGGCTGTCTGCATGGAAGAAAAAAGGATTTTCAATCGACGCATGA
- a CDS encoding mechanosensitive ion channel, protein MKRQNTAFVNSIPTRIFAYLLLICLLPMDISVSFSQNATPERLPPPSSYADLAASMETALQTEKSQINELKLQLKQITDYGKALTTEINAYKVLLSVHSNLLLMPQVQIENIEKAWRENKLAVDSVTPQLKISAEQAEVFGEKLKQIQEQQDLNKKQLSDIRTDASRDPNGKILINKMQSLTDVLVSKQRILKKIYDVYTSQTNELDTTLTSLSELADKFDQQIKSRKKQQLFERRANLLGVLNWSYFKEELQLLSQQFISLGLKPFWQTELRPLWAADGLQAFTFLILLLTTTAGAIRLGFFFRHLRQCYISAERYPWRYIGIKLFQRSLILLGIGLYTYLFAQFNALYATVPIIRTIFLILMILLATRWGLDVLKFSKPLNLFSINETRRRLLRFGLIWVRCFAIVYLCIEWLLGSSGVLLMAWRMFFGISLIVWNLLFWKNMQSQVPPPEKPVSKLSRVLQPLAIRLCYGIMIGGFLIELAGYGSLALYWYTSWGRSAIIGLWALILFHVVREWETEFQQEATASAEKLRKPGYTLKWLFIRCSWFLWGLTLILSLLLAWSAKQAVLVNMFSILKHPFAIGQMNFSLIGLFYAAVILFLTLTSAHLWRYILHERILLYSGLDLGLKDSITTISTYLIWTMGILLSLYAIGLSTTSLVVAFGALGIGLGFGLQTIFNNFISGLILLFERPIQVGDAIEISGVWGTVKKINVRSTLVQTYDNASLIIPNSEFISAQVTNWSFKDQRIRRTITVGVAYGSDVHLVRQSLLEIAETVPDILKQPKPDVLFSDFADSALIFKLRIWALIDNILTVETNIRFAIDRLFREKDIEISFPQCDIHIRSVPDQTKFPQVDES, encoded by the coding sequence ATGAAACGACAAAATACGGCCTTTGTGAACTCAATACCGACAAGGATATTCGCGTATCTGCTTCTGATATGCCTCCTGCCCATGGATATTTCTGTTTCCTTTTCACAAAATGCGACACCCGAGCGGCTTCCCCCGCCCTCCAGTTATGCCGACCTTGCCGCATCCATGGAAACGGCCCTTCAAACCGAAAAAAGCCAGATCAACGAGCTCAAACTCCAGCTCAAGCAGATTACAGACTACGGCAAGGCCCTGACCACGGAAATCAATGCCTATAAAGTTCTCTTATCCGTTCACAGCAATCTGCTGCTGATGCCGCAGGTTCAGATCGAAAATATAGAGAAAGCCTGGAGAGAAAACAAGCTGGCGGTCGACAGCGTAACCCCACAGTTAAAAATTTCAGCCGAGCAGGCGGAAGTGTTCGGAGAAAAGCTCAAACAGATCCAGGAGCAACAGGACCTGAATAAAAAGCAGCTGTCCGACATACGCACCGATGCCTCCAGAGATCCCAACGGCAAAATTCTTATCAACAAAATGCAGTCACTTACGGATGTCCTCGTTTCAAAGCAGCGGATTCTCAAGAAAATTTATGATGTTTACACCAGCCAGACAAACGAGCTCGACACCACACTGACATCCTTGTCAGAGTTGGCCGACAAATTCGACCAACAAATCAAATCCCGAAAAAAGCAACAGCTGTTTGAACGCAGAGCAAACCTTCTCGGGGTGCTTAACTGGTCGTACTTTAAAGAAGAGTTGCAACTTTTATCCCAACAGTTCATATCCCTCGGGCTGAAACCATTCTGGCAAACCGAACTGCGCCCATTATGGGCGGCTGATGGTCTTCAGGCGTTCACTTTCCTGATTCTGCTGCTCACCACAACAGCCGGGGCCATCCGGCTTGGCTTTTTTTTCCGCCATCTCAGGCAGTGTTATATTTCTGCGGAGAGATACCCGTGGAGATACATAGGGATAAAACTGTTTCAGCGGTCGCTGATTCTGCTGGGCATTGGCCTGTATACATACCTGTTCGCCCAGTTCAACGCCCTGTATGCCACCGTACCCATCATTCGGACCATCTTTCTGATTTTGATGATTCTGCTGGCCACCCGATGGGGCCTGGATGTATTGAAATTTTCAAAACCGTTGAATCTGTTTTCCATCAATGAAACCCGCAGGAGATTGCTTCGTTTCGGCCTGATATGGGTGCGCTGTTTTGCCATCGTTTATCTTTGCATTGAATGGCTGCTCGGCAGTTCCGGTGTATTATTGATGGCCTGGCGGATGTTCTTCGGAATCAGCCTGATCGTATGGAACCTGTTATTCTGGAAAAATATGCAATCCCAGGTCCCTCCTCCGGAAAAACCCGTCTCCAAGCTGTCCCGCGTACTTCAACCCCTGGCCATTCGACTGTGCTACGGCATCATGATCGGCGGTTTTCTCATTGAACTGGCAGGGTATGGCTCACTGGCGCTGTACTGGTATACGTCCTGGGGCCGCAGCGCCATTATCGGACTGTGGGCGCTGATCCTCTTCCATGTGGTAAGAGAGTGGGAAACAGAGTTCCAACAGGAAGCAACGGCCAGCGCAGAAAAGCTCAGAAAACCCGGCTATACGTTAAAATGGCTGTTTATTCGATGCTCCTGGTTCCTGTGGGGTTTGACCCTGATCTTGTCTCTGTTGCTGGCCTGGAGTGCCAAGCAGGCGGTTCTGGTGAACATGTTTTCGATTCTGAAGCACCCGTTTGCCATCGGCCAGATGAATTTCAGTCTGATCGGATTGTTTTACGCAGCTGTCATCCTTTTTCTGACCCTTACCAGCGCCCATCTCTGGCGGTATATACTGCATGAACGGATATTGCTGTACAGCGGCCTGGACCTCGGACTGAAAGATTCCATCACCACCATCAGCACGTATCTGATCTGGACCATGGGCATTCTTTTATCCTTATACGCCATCGGCCTCAGCACCACCTCCCTGGTTGTCGCATTTGGTGCGCTGGGTATCGGACTGGGGTTTGGGCTTCAGACGATCTTCAACAATTTTATCAGCGGACTGATTCTTCTTTTTGAGCGTCCCATTCAGGTGGGGGATGCCATTGAAATCAGCGGCGTCTGGGGAACGGTCAAAAAAATAAACGTGCGCTCCACCCTGGTCCAGACCTATGACAATGCCTCCCTGATTATCCCGAATTCCGAATTTATCAGCGCGCAGGTGACCAACTGGAGTTTCAAGGATCAGAGAATCCGCCGCACCATTACCGTTGGGGTGGCCTACGGATCAGATGTCCATCTGGTCCGCCAAAGTCTGCTTGAAATCGCCGAAACCGTCCCGGATATATTGAAACAGCCGAAACCGGATGTGTTGTTTTCTGATTTTGCCGACAGTGCGCTGATTTTCAAATTGAGAATCTGGGCATTGATCGACAACATACTGACGGTTGAAACCAATATCCGGTTTGCCATCGACCGTCTGTTCCGGGAAAAGGATATTGAGATTTCATTTCCTCAATGCGATATCCATATCCGATCCGTCCCGGACCAAACAAAATTTCCACAGGTCGATGAATCATGA
- a CDS encoding YkgJ family cysteine cluster protein, giving the protein MDSLNQRPYFFDHGLYFQCRQCGGCCTGSPGIIYVEPAEIACIARFLKLPEPDFISDYLYPCRQSYSIREHADGRCFFYENGCRIYPVRPRQCKTFPFWFRNLRSEQTWKAVSRQCPGIGGGRFFSKQEIIEIIDWSI; this is encoded by the coding sequence ATGGACAGTCTCAACCAACGACCCTATTTTTTTGATCACGGTCTTTATTTCCAATGTCGCCAGTGCGGCGGGTGCTGCACGGGAAGCCCCGGAATCATCTATGTGGAACCGGCTGAAATAGCATGTATTGCCCGTTTTTTAAAGTTGCCCGAACCGGATTTTATTTCGGATTATCTTTATCCCTGCAGACAAAGCTACAGCATCCGTGAACATGCGGACGGAAGATGTTTTTTCTATGAAAACGGCTGCCGGATCTATCCGGTTCGCCCCCGACAGTGCAAAACATTTCCCTTCTGGTTTAGAAATCTTCGTTCGGAACAAACCTGGAAAGCCGTTTCCCGTCAATGCCCGGGCATCGGAGGCGGCCGATTCTTTTCAAAACAAGAAATTATCGAAATCATCGACTGGTCGATTTAA
- a CDS encoding methyltransferase domain-containing protein — MDFESLAPYRHAMIDCYNGDTLAKLIIYRDDGYREDHCISTYFQEGETLSSLNKAAIDLCRGNVLDVGGGAGRHSLALQKKGYRVCSIDICPEAVAIMKKRGVADARCVDVFDFDETSFDTVLLMMHGIGVVKDLNGLQRFLVHARGLIHPEGQILMDSVDMRKTTNQVHLAYQEYNRRNGRYFGETQLIFEYRGKKGLPFKWLQVDHETLAEYARSAGWSCSIPYSFASGDYLACLQLN; from the coding sequence ATGGATTTTGAATCGTTAGCGCCGTATCGACATGCCATGATTGATTGCTATAACGGGGATACACTGGCCAAACTGATTATCTACCGGGATGACGGTTACAGGGAAGATCATTGTATCAGTACCTATTTTCAGGAGGGGGAAACGCTTTCGTCGTTGAATAAAGCAGCCATTGATCTGTGCCGGGGGAATGTTCTGGATGTGGGGGGAGGTGCCGGGCGCCACAGTCTTGCGCTTCAAAAAAAAGGATATCGTGTCTGTTCCATCGATATATGTCCTGAGGCTGTCGCGATCATGAAAAAAAGAGGTGTTGCGGATGCCCGGTGCGTTGATGTGTTTGACTTTGATGAAACATCGTTTGATACGGTTTTGCTCATGATGCATGGAATCGGTGTGGTAAAGGACTTAAACGGCCTGCAACGATTTCTGGTTCATGCCCGGGGACTGATCCATCCCGAGGGGCAGATTCTGATGGATTCGGTGGACATGAGAAAAACAACCAACCAGGTCCATCTGGCATATCAGGAGTACAACCGGCGCAACGGGCGTTATTTCGGGGAAACTCAATTGATATTTGAGTACCGGGGCAAAAAAGGCCTGCCGTTTAAATGGCTTCAGGTGGATCATGAAACGCTTGCCGAATATGCCCGGAGCGCCGGGTGGAGCTGTTCGATTCCCTACAGTTTTGCCAGTGGGGATTATCTGGCCTGTCTTCAATTAAATTAA
- a CDS encoding response regulator, translated as MNKILIIDDETPTLTMFRFLLSAYGYTVLTAENGEAGIALFEQERPPLVLTDIKMPGMDGIEVLKRIKKIEPKTEVIVITGHGDMDLAIKALNLDATDFINKPIQRQALNQALKRAEERIKLANNKEQEVSVEEKEVTAVIHIQGNISSHSESILQEAYKDAIAMNKGKITLAFNENASINGAGIAILTQLLLDAQQKNFRIFVTGLSENFKKVFNIVGISKLVEEIVAD; from the coding sequence ATGAACAAGATACTGATTATTGATGATGAAACCCCCACGTTGACCATGTTTCGTTTTCTCCTGAGCGCATACGGATATACCGTCTTGACAGCCGAAAATGGCGAAGCAGGAATTGCGCTGTTTGAACAGGAAAGGCCCCCCCTGGTTCTGACGGATATCAAAATGCCCGGTATGGACGGCATCGAGGTATTAAAACGAATCAAAAAGATCGAACCCAAAACAGAGGTTATCGTCATTACCGGCCATGGGGATATGGATCTTGCCATCAAGGCGCTTAACCTGGACGCAACCGATTTTATCAACAAACCGATTCAGCGTCAGGCCTTGAATCAGGCACTCAAACGAGCAGAGGAACGGATAAAACTTGCCAATAACAAAGAGCAGGAAGTTTCCGTAGAAGAAAAGGAAGTAACGGCAGTAATTCATATTCAGGGTAACATTTCCTCTCATTCCGAGTCGATTTTACAGGAGGCCTATAAAGATGCCATTGCAATGAACAAGGGCAAAATTACCCTGGCATTCAATGAAAATGCGTCCATCAATGGGGCAGGGATTGCCATTTTGACGCAGCTGCTTCTGGACGCCCAGCAGAAAAATTTCAGAATTTTTGTGACCGGCCTGTCCGAGAATTTTAAAAAGGTATTTAATATTGTAGGGATTTCAAAACTTGTGGAAGAGATAGTCGCCGATTAA
- a CDS encoding DoxX family membrane protein — MKVFEFITKILFNKYTALILRLYIGGVFIYASMSKINYAGEFAETIASYQLVPFWGVHIVAVLMPWTELICGLLLFAGVRTKAAAVSIMAMLVLFIFAIGITLIRDIPIGCGCFHTVEEPMGLSTLLRDIIWLMMTLHVYVYDSALQLEQKFLLTIKDI, encoded by the coding sequence ATGAAGGTATTTGAATTCATAACAAAAATCCTGTTTAACAAATACACGGCACTGATACTGCGGCTTTATATCGGCGGCGTTTTTATTTATGCCAGCATGTCCAAAATCAATTATGCCGGAGAATTTGCCGAGACCATTGCCAGCTATCAACTGGTACCATTCTGGGGGGTTCACATCGTAGCGGTATTGATGCCCTGGACGGAACTGATCTGCGGCCTGCTTCTGTTTGCCGGGGTAAGAACCAAGGCAGCGGCTGTTTCCATCATGGCCATGCTGGTATTATTTATTTTTGCCATCGGCATAACACTCATCAGAGATATTCCCATCGGATGCGGCTGCTTTCACACGGTTGAAGAACCCATGGGCTTGTCAACACTGCTGCGCGACATCATCTGGCTGATGATGACCCTCCATGTTTATGTGTATGATTCGGCCCTGCAACTAGAACAAAAATTTTTGTTGACCATCAAGGATATTTAA